The sequence TTGGTAGTTAGAAATCAAGGTTCACTATCTTTCAACATTGTTGTAATTCCTCTTAGCTATTCAAGACCTCTTAAATGACAAATCTTGAAAACTAGTCTGGTCTCGACCCCAAATCTATATAGGTTATCAAATAACTTAACATAAGATAAGTAAATTAAAAAAGCACTATCAAATTTGCTATGGTATAAATATTTCTCACACAACTTTCCAAGCAtacagaaacaaacaaaagtcATTTAATGTCCCATAACCACTTGATGCCGAGTTGTATCGACTCAAAGGACTACTCCCTCCTCCGCTGTCTCCTTCCTCCGCATCGCTAAAATACTCATCTACCATCCCTCCAACCGCCACAGGCTTAAACACAAACAACCCTGAACTTGCCGTCGACTCTGAACTTCAAACAACCAATCATGCACATCGTAGTACACCATCACATGAGTTTTGTCCACCAACACCATCTGGTTCCCCCTAAACTTCCACTGCAGATTCTTCACGTGCATGATCACGATCCCGTCCACGCTTATCCACATCTCTGGATCATCTCCACCGTGTGAGCTCTCCACCACCACTTCATGTTCTTTTCTCTGCTCGTCGAATCTTGCTCGAGTTGAAAAAGTTTTCTTCCCAAATATGCTCTCTTTCTTGAAATATATATACCCTTCGACCAACGCGGGTCTTGACTTAGTCCGCTTGTAAGCCTTGTGCTTTAAATCTCCCAATAACAAAACAACCTCTTCATCAGAAACTATTGCCACGTAATAATCTGACATCGGCTCGGGGCTACCGTTTCCTGACAACTTCGCCGCCCTTAGATCCCAGAAGACTTCCACAAAGTTTCCTTCTACGTCGAATGACTTTGATCCTCTCTTGCTCCAGAACTGCCATGGCTTCACGAGATCAATCTTGCAGCAATAGTTCATGTCATTGTCTAAACTCGAGACCATGACGGTAAGGGAATGGTTCATGAGATTCTTGGACCATAAAACAGTTATGTTTCGAAAGAAACCCGCCACGTGAGCTTGATAACCGCACGTGACTGTGCTATGAGGCGTGGGGGTTGCAGCTGATTTGAGTTGTGCCACGGTCTTTGTGGTGTCTGTTATTTTAGCTGCAAACGCCGTAGGTTGGGTTCGGATAGATGGGATTCGAAAAGATAACATCTCTATTAGAATCAACACCTAAACAATATATAACAAAGATTTTGTTCAACATGCAATTGCAAATTCTTGAGCAACTGTAATAAGAGTTTTGCCAAAATGGTGATTTTGTTAATGGTTTTTCTGTGTGATTATTCAAATTGACAACCGAATCAGTTTGTTTTGATTCAGTTGGGAATAGATAGAAACTTTTTAAGTTTGGCAAGAGGGAGAGCAAAGGAGAGAGGGAGAAGGAAGATTCTTGAGAGATTGGTTGATGGAACACCGATAAAGAAGGAGTCTATATTTGAGACATGTTAATATTGGCAAAGAAGGTAAAAATGGCTTTGTGAAGTTCAAACAAAACGTATGTAACATGTGATATATGTCACAGCTGACATTTTTTCTATCTTCATAATGTTTTACACTCAAATAAAGTTTGtattcttatataattttttccatAATATTTTACATACAACTAGAATTGATGTCCTAAGCGACCAGTTCATTTGCCTTGTTCCAGACCGATAATGtatatgatataatatataaacactatAAGAAAACACCCGCATAACTAGAAGCATTTACGAGAAATATTGGTTGTCGTAAGTAACGAGTAAATTACGTGGAAAAACAAATTCATCGTAAAGTACAAATAAATTTACAAGGATATTATTACCTAAAACACATGTAATTTTACGACGACTCTACGACTAGATCACTAGAGTGAAATTTCGTGATTCGTCTTAACTCAGTTGTAAAATAACGAGTATTTTACAAGGATCATCTTTATAATTATTCAACGACGAATGTCTGAGTAAAAGTGAAATGGTTGGTGAAAACGTATTTGTAGTGGACTATACCTAACATGTTTTCTCATAAAGTTGTTGTTATACCGATGTAAAAGATTTGTAAACCATTTCGTTGTAGTCAGTTGTTTTTCTACCAATGacgaaaattttatttttctaattaatCTTTTATTTGTGCATTCCATCCCGATCAAATTTGTACTTGCATgtcaatatatatttctttgttCTTGTTTACTGACTAAAGATCGTGAAAATGTTGAATGCGTGGACATACATAAGCAACTAGTATTTAGTCACGAGCTTTAACAGAATCACAAACTACAAGGTTTCttcaatttgtttattttataatttcatttatctatttgttttattgtttgataaatcattatatatttattgtttaaaaatcaATAGTATTTTTTGTTGTAATCAAACAAAAACTCTCAAGGAAACCAGGTAAATGGTTCATCGACCAATGAAATTAATGGTACCAGAACAAAAGGACCAAATAAGTAGTTCATCTGCAAATCAATCTTCTAGACATTAGGTATATTTGTCATTTTAGAGTACTTGCGTATACACATTTTAAACTGGTTATGATAAGCTAGTTTGCACTTTTATATGAGTCAcacattgatttataatttaaatagttttaacacTTGTAAcacttaccaaaaaaatataattcttttaaaattaaaatgaaagaaATTTAAAGTAGAAATAAAGGAAATTTAAAGTAGAAAGAgagaaaatttaaagtataaaataatatttttagcaaacttttaaatttactttgtatatattagttataaatttcatattaataatatactaATTAGTAACTTATATTCTAGTTTTGTATTGTTATAATTAAATAGATGTTAGGTATAATATTAGAggataattagtttaaaaagtttatttttttacttgatATATGTGTATTCCACTTTATGGATGGTTTTAGCATTTGATATATTATTCAAACAATTGAATTGaagtaaaacaaatatatatatatatatatacatatatacaacaTTTAAGCAAGGGagtcaatttttaaaataatatttcttttatcaaaaaattaaaacaattacaCAAAAGTGAAATTACAATGGCCTTTTTGTGTGTAAAACACTATATAATAGTttactaaaaatttaatttaaattggGCCGGCCTAAAAACATAATGgcctatgtatatatatatcttatggCTTAATATATACTTTGAGAAAGTGAATGTGATGATTTGTCATGTTCTCTATAATTTAGGTTTAGTCATATTTTATGttcaatcttatatattaaaacataagtcacaaccttgattcatgtatgattttttttaaaaatgtacctaatggacatatttctaaaatctcatattacatttaatatataatcttatcatttaaattttgggtttacgagaaatttttattgggctatcaataattgaatttaaataatagatgatccattagatttatagatagtataaattaaatatatataatttaatgttgtaatactatacccctatatgctaaatatttaaatatttgtcgatgttaacatttaaaattataaatattttttttaaataacaaaaatcatattatctaacaatgattaatctttactatcttaaacaaatgaaaaaaaattaaactatatagtttattttaaaaattaaacaaaaattaatgtttaattatttactcgataatataaatcaatgaagcgaaaagtttaattttaaaaaaactttctaaatttgtgaaatgttacaatatctttgaatatgacaataaaacaatattttactaatctttatatatatagttacgagtttaataatgaaaataatattctgaaaatatatatatagaagaagatacatatacatgtgaaagtttgaaacaatctattcaatgaaaaaaatatacagtaaacttattaggttttaaaaattgatagacacatatatattataatatataccgatttataattgaaaacaaaatatttatatacaaataaatgaaaacaaaatccacgcggttgcgcgggtcgagatctagttattaattaattttaattgatcattttagtaatttagCTTATAATTTATTACTATCCTGAggataataaaaaacttattgcGATAATATCatagttaaatttatattatatttactttaataaTATCAGAGTTAATGTATTATATATacgtttatattatatttggtttagtaatattaacccgaccctattatatatatatatatatatcacataagATAAAATGAATTATCAATCTTTTTAGATAAAGTTTTAGGACAATCAAAATCACTCGTTGTGGTAATTTCTGaaaagttataaataaataaaaaaatatattataatattattttcaaagtaGTTTTTCTTCCTCATGTTAAAAGTTAAAGCATTAAAATTCTTATTACCCTTAATAAACAATTAGaatatatttgttaatatataattacttaCCCATTAATTAGAATTGAATTTCATTAGTCTGATAATCATCATTATCTAAAAGATTCTATATTatgttatccaaaaatattttacatcatattattttaaaaattaacataaatccatgaatatagttttatgtatatataaatgttttaaatttattttacgtaatagaatatattttattaaaataattaaaatttatcgtatataatttttttaatatttaattaattagtaaatattTCAACATCATAAAAATAAGTTATTCTAATgtttttaattcataaaatatctatctatagatttttgtaaaattattaaacccGCAAGTGCGGACAGAAACCTAgtaccaaataaaacaaactctaCGTTAACTTTCATTTAGGATAGGAAAAAGTTATTAGTAATATCAATACGTTTTTGTCTCTTTACCATTTCTTCGTTTATTTAGGTTTGTAGGTTTTCATTTGGTTTCACCAAGCATGAAACTGACAATTTCATACAGATTTCAAAGATTTAAATCCTTTTCAGATGTTATCAACTTGCAATCTATGAATAAATCAGAAGAAATCAAGTTTCTGTTTTGCTGTTATGCACATATAATGATCTGATTTCCAAATTTTGATTTCATAAACATGGCTTTATAAGATCTTGCTATAAGTACAAATCAAATATCAGTGGTTAAATTTTTATGGTTTGATTCATCGAAATGTCTTCGTCTTCTTTATCGTGAGAGGCACAAATCTTCTTCTACTTGGATATGATTCAATGTGTTATCAATTACACAGTTCACATACAGATAAATTGACTTGTTTCGTGTTCTACAAATCTAAACACACTATGGGTTTTGCCTGAAATGATATCATATTCATTGATTCATAGCTTTACTTTATGTTAACAGCATCTGACCAATTAATTGGATCGAGTCTTCTTCACATCCTGAATAATAGCTTGAGCAGGTCTACAAATACTTATATGAAGTCGGGTTCCTTCCGTATCGAATAAATGGCCGCTTGAAAGATCAGTTTGATAATGAGAAGGCTATTAGCATCCAAAATGGGAGCCTTTAACCATCGCAAACAATCATCAAACAATACCGGAGGCACCAAGTTGAGTTGGGAACAAAAGTAATTCCTTACCTCAGCACTAAAGACACAGTAAAAAAACAAGTGTTGCCTGCATTCATCAGCTCTTTAGCAAAGCAAACAGCTCGATGAAATATTGAGTCCCCATCTTCTCAATCTATCCTTCGTTGCTAGTCTGTTCCAAGCAACTAGCCATGAGATAAATGCATGTTTTGGGACTCTACCTTTAAACCATATATGCGAGTGCCAAAAGATTGAAGGTCTAGCATGGTGAAGAGCAATCCATGTATTTGCTGTAGAGAAGCGGTTTGAAGGGGAATCATTTCCCACTTTCCAAAAGTAAGTGTCATCAGTAGATGACTGCACAATAGGATCAGGCGATGGGAGGCACTGTTTTAGCAAGGTGATGACGAAATTCCTGCTACGAGAAGCACTCAACCACCACTCACCGTTTACTATTGCATCTGCCACTTTCACGTCTTTATGCATACCCGAGACTGCCGGGCCCGCTCACCAGTGAGATGAATCAAGGGACCAAGATCCGTCCAATTATCATGCCAAAAGCCAGTTGTGATCCCCGGCGCACCTCTCATACAATAAAGTCTGGCATTTGATCTTAGCTTGCATAACTTCTTCCATATCCAACTGTCTCCTCGACGAGGTTGCAGCTCTGAGAAATTGGCGGATCCAATCCTATTTAATCTTATCCACGAAACCCACAAAGACCCTCTGGCTGCAAACAACATCCATATCAACTTTAGAGCTAAGACCTGTTGGAGGGTGGCCGGAGGGTGGGTTAGGATCCAACACAATATTAGTCCAGATGCTCTCAGAAGGCACATTATTACGTTAATTTTGCTCTTAcaaattgttttaaataaatagttggTCTAGAGGCTCgtataaataaatacttcatATGTTTCAGAATAATACACATTTTAAACTTGtcacacatattaataaaatatattaaattttatttatatatgcataatttttgtaattatcttTTTCACATAGTTCTAATCCAAACACAATTGAGTTTTTTTGAAACTTGCAATTAATCATTACTAATTGATAAAATACgcattgtaaataaataaaaaaaatcattttgaaacaaattatttttctaaaatatgtaacattaTGAAATGGAGAGAGTATGTCGTATTTCTTATGAACTCATCGCACATGAGACCATTATTATGTTGTATATACTcatctttttgaaataatttcatGGCCCAAATTTCAGAGTGGCGCGAAAAACTTTTAAACTCTTTGGAAGTAAGCGGTAAAGGTCCCGTGGGGTCTTGCCACGATGATTTTAATTGGTCCATAGTAACATCACGCGGATGGGTTAAGATGCTTAACATGACGTGGCCTGTTTTAATTGGTTAACAAGAGAACACGCAGATCGACATCTTAAAAATATCAGCCGTAGATAGCACTTCCGAATCCAACGGACTAAAGTTAAACAAAACTCATAATAAAAGcaactcatcttcttcttcattcctCACAATCAAATCTCACATTCACATTAACCATCTGATTTCGTTATGGCTCGTACCAAGCAAACCGCCAGGAAATCAACCGGAGGCAAAGCCCCGAGGAAGCAGCTCGCGACCAAAGCGGCGAGGAAATCAGCTCCGGCCACCGGAGGAGTGAAGAAGCCGCACAGGTTCCGTCCCGGAACGGTGGCGTTGAGGGAGATCCGGAAGTACCAGAAGAGCACCGAGCTTCTCATCCGCAAGCTCCCCTTCCAGCGTCTGGTCCGCGAGATCGCTCAGGATTTCAAGACGGATCTGAGGTTCCAGAGCAGCGCTGTGGCTGCTTTACAAGAGGCTGCAGAGGCTTACCTCGTTGGGTTGTTTGAAGACACGAATCTCTGCGCGAT is a genomic window of Brassica napus cultivar Da-Ae chromosome A2, Da-Ae, whole genome shotgun sequence containing:
- the LOC125580626 gene encoding histone H3.2; the encoded protein is MARTKQTARKSTGGKAPRKQLATKAARKSAPATGGVKKPHRFRPGTVALREIRKYQKSTELLIRKLPFQRLVREIAQDFKTDLRFQSSAVAALQEAAEAYLVGLFEDTNLCAIHAKRVTIMPKDIQLARRIRGERA